One part of the Palaemon carinicauda isolate YSFRI2023 chromosome 23, ASM3689809v2, whole genome shotgun sequence genome encodes these proteins:
- the LOC137617271 gene encoding uncharacterized protein translates to MAELVVLIGQRKIIRKKVTDCANRSSQYPSLENTAKVSERGVLLDYRKRLSDLDSKIQILKFSGEFREEDLEAELSACQSYHDKISGILPLLDVSVSAGSPPLSLTTDIARSLLRQPTAPLPKFQSKEGEDFLKFIREFESTTQSFNYPDRDLLLLLKQQVEGRAKCLLESLEADKQSYNDAKDLLTKAFASTELRKSAVIKKLTCLNLKEGEDPFVFFSKLRNIVENFKYLHIDVEEIVRYFVWSAMNDRFKSHLVHITNVTHPSFQQIVDNFFTACERYEQGQTKGKLSVRDKVVTHSKPLQEKTSTMALKTKTVPAKACNFCSKVGISDNDHLSYKCTKYATPSDKISLLNLHKGCVKCGNFNHFTKACKFRFRRPCSHCSQYHMEYLCGKLSPDRCNSKEESSKEASSGIAVLPNVTTGSVLPTFTFYVNGQNKLYRGLKDSGSQNTFISSKLASSCNLKSLTTNVKLTVKGFNGKKEYSTSLVEVPIKLGNEIFAISALVVPSINLQLNLPCLGQVVSVMQSKNFVFADKFLSASSQGIDDIQLLLGVDFSHCLLGKDVVIGSPNSSVYIETTSGIMLMGNVDRFLINLTSLNGKDSLASKPLGGENSNAEKGTYYNIPCHSYFLATTVSINDEFNELNDMTTNCSFTVLSDKGNIIDRKLQEATDQILNMESQFYLNYDQKIYSDESNQLNNYLVDYTLRNLHTRSDGRIVVPLLWNGKVSHLLSRNESLSKAILQSNLKKLLRKKGSLQLVDNCIKEQLNMGIIEPIFDLDVFKAEYPNYSFLPHMPVFKPERETTKCRIVFLSNLQESYKKLSLSHNQCMYAGPNLNQKLSSAFLNIRFDEKILIFDLKKAFNMLALSEIDQSRLLFFWFRNVSAGDYTPVAYKNVRLSFGLRCSPFLLMASLYYMLILTSSNDSRIDELKKLIYALIYMDNGAITMNSSDDLRWAYKQLDDIFRPFKFETQQLITNDIDLQSDIDQSVLTPEVNKLFGLEWDRLSDDIFTRPINLDPGANTKRLILRSIASQFDIFGFNLPLFNRCRIYMHNLQCQKGLNWDQTLNSQQLKDWRNICRQCNSSPPLKVTRFVGRRDGEYNIIVFTDASCDIYGCVIYLLNVESGKLTFVNAKNRLVNTQLKGKSIPSLEIHAINLGVEQSIDLYLDLAGPSCIKPIKVTKICLFSDSSCALQWLISSSLQLKKMNQCSTFVMNRIYSIQKLCKTYPVQFGFINGKENPADMVTRCTSYKLLMKSCFLSGPDLTNIRAPDMQFTIPKEGYLSGNYLNISNVPLVKRECLVNISDFSDFRRLVLLYRRCIICIYKWKAKVRREVKVQEKNFFSLAIVYLILYDQQNHFADVLEHFSKDFTAVKDIPGIVSQLNVFVDNDGILRVKSKFKNEKKFPILLSRDSHLTKLIILDIHHKLAHSGCYAVLAELRRHYFIPRNFSLVKKILRQCVHCKRFNARPVNLNQNCYREFREDPPAVPFGNIFVDYIGPFTVKLEKENIKVWLLCFTCTWSRAVNLKICRTLSVPDFLRAFSIHCFEFGIPQLCISDLGSQIVAGANVITSFLNDPHTQLYFEERGVKPLTFQQYFKGCSQLGSMVEVCVKLTKRLLYGSIKNNILSFFDFEFTVCQVVHLVNKRPISFKEALRDSAAEDLPEPITPEMLIRGYELSSLNIIPDLSPLPEDKEFVPFRTTNEFEQLSKIRSKLLDIYHHEFLQTLLSQAVDRKGRYLPVTHHPLKPGDIVLIKEDNTKINNYPLGRIKETFTNDIGETTHAKVFKGRTRQVCKLHVNNLIPYLSLDDVDFKSNDLHFKSNDLHNMDKLSPASERPKRKAAVESRRKTSEMLNL, encoded by the coding sequence atggctgaattggtagtgctaattggtcagcgtaagattattaggaagaaggttacagattgtgccaaccgttcctcgcagtacccttcattagaaaatactgctaaagtatctgaacgaggtgttctcctggattataggaagcgattaagtgacttggattctaaaatacagATTCTAAAATTTTCAGGAGAATTTAGAGAGGAGGATTTGGAAGCTGAGCTTTCAGCATGTCAATCTTACCATGATAagatttcaggtattttgcctttgttggatgtaagtgtaaGTGCTGGAAGCCCTCCactttcattaactactgatattgctaggagtcttttgaggcaacccactgcccctctacccaaattccaaagtaaggaaggtgaggattttttgaaattcattagagaatttgaatctacgacccagagttttaattatccagacagggacttgctcttacttttgaaacaacaagtagaaggtagggctaaatgtttacttgAATCTTTGGAAGCCGACAAGCAAAGTTACAACGATGCCAAAGACTTATTGACTAAGGCATTTGCCTCGACTGAATTACGAAAAtcggctgtaattaagaaattaacttgtctaaatctcaaagaaggagaggacccttttgtcttcttttcaaaacttagaaatatagtcgaaaatttcaaatatttgcatattgatgttgaggagattgttagatattttgtttggtctgcaatgaatgatagatttaagtctcatctggttcatatcactaatgtgactcatccatcatttcagcaaattgtagataatttctttacagcatgtgaaaggtatgaacagggtcagacgaaaggtaaattgtcagtcagggataaagttgtaactcattcaaagccattacaggaaaagactagtactatggctcttaaaactaagactgttcccgccaaagcttgtaatttttgttccaaggtcggtatttctgacaatgatcatttaagttataagtgtactaagtatgctaccccttctgataaaatttctttattaaatttgcataaaggttgtgtaaaatgtggtaattttaatcatttcactaaagcatgcaagttcagatttcgaagaccctgttcacattgttcgcagtatcacatggagtatctttgtgggaaacttagtcctgacaggtgtaatagtaaagaagagtcttccaaggaagcaagcagtgggatagcagtattgccaaatgttaccacaggttcagttctccctactttcacattttatgtaaatggtcaaaataagctttacaggggtcttaaggattcagggtcacaaaacacttttatatctagcaagttagcttcctcttgtaatttaaagtctttgactactaatgttaaacttactgtgaaagggtttaatggtaaaaaggaatattctactagtcttgttgaagttcctataaagctggggaatgaaatctttgctatttctgctttagttgtaccctctataaacctgcaattaaatttaccttgtcttggtcaggtagttagtgtaatgcagagtaaaaattttgtatttgctgacaagtttttatcagccagttctcagggcattgatgacattcagcttttgttaggagtagatttttcacattgtcttttgggaaaagatgtagtgatagggagtcctaattcatctgtgtatattgagactacttcaggaataatgcttatggggaatgttgataggttcctaattaatcttacttcacttaatggtaaagacagtttagcctcgaaaccactggggggcgaaaattctaatgctgaaaaaggtacatattataatatcccttgccattcttattttctagctactactgtatctattaatgatgaatttaacgagctcaatgacatgacgacaaattgttcATTCACTGTCCTTTCAGATAAAGGAAATATTATTGATAGAAAACTGCAAGAAGCCACTGATCAAATCCTAaatatggagagccaattttatttgaactatgatcagaaaatttacagtgatgaatctaatcagctcaataattatctcgtggattacactttgagaaatttgcacacgagaagtgatggacgtatagttgttcccttgttatggaatgggaaggtatcacaccttctttcgagaaatgagtctctttccaaggctattcttcaatctaatttgaaaaagttacttcgtaagaaaggttccttacagttggtggataactgcataaaggaacaattaaatatgggaattattgaaccaatttttgacttggatgtatttaaggctgaataccctaactattcattcttacctcatatgccagtttttaaaccagaaagggaaactacgaaatgtcgcatagtgtttctttctaatttgcaggaatcctataagaaactgtcattgtcacataatcaatgtatgtatgctgggcctaacctgaatcaaaagctttcatctgcatttcttaatattaggtttgatgaaaaaattttaatttttgatttgaaaaaagctttcaatatgttggctttaagtgaaattgatcagtctagactattgttcttttggtttcggaatgttagcgcaggtgattacactcccgttgcttataaaaatgtcaggctttcatttggacttcggtgtagcccatttcttttgatggcttcattgtattatatgttaattttaacttccagtaatgattcaagaATTGATGAACTAAAGAAACTTATTTAcgccttaatatatatggataatggtgctattactATGAACAGCTCTGATGACCTAAGGTGGGCCTATAAGCAGTTAGATgacatattcagaccctttaaatttgaaactcagcagctgataaccaatgatattgatctgcagtctgacatagatcagtcagttcttactcctgaagtcaataaattgtttgggcttgaatgggatagactttcggatgatattttcactaggccaattaaccttgacccaggagctaacactaaaagattaattcttaggtccattgcctcccagtttgacatttttggtttcaacttgcctttatttaaccgatgtaggatttatatgcataatttgcagtgtcaaaagggtttgaattgggatcagactcttaacagtcaacagctcaaagactggaggaatatctgtaggcaatgtaattcatcgccccctctcaaagtaactcggtttgtgggtcgaagggatggtgagtataatataattgtttttaccgatgccagttgtgacatatatgggtgtgtcatttatctactgaatgttgagtctggcaaacttacctttgttaatgctaaaaatcggttggttaatacccaattgaaaggtaaatccataccatctttagagatccacgccattaatttaggagttgagcaatctattgatctttatttggatcttgctggtcccagttgcataaaacctataaaggtgacaaagatttgtcttttttcagattcttcttgtgccctgcaatggttaataagttcttctcttcaacttaagaaaatgaaccaatgttctacttttgtaatgaacagaatctatagcatacaaaaactttgtaAAACATATCCGgttcaatttgggtttattaatggcaaggaaaatcctgcagatatggtaaccaggtgcacatcatataaattgttgatgaaatcttgttttctttcaggcccggacctgactaatattcgggcacctgacatgcagttcactattcctaaagagggttatctttcaggaaattacttgaatatttctaatgttcctttagttaagagagaatgcttggttaatatttcagatttttcagatttcagaagactggttttgctgtaccgtcggtgtataatatgcatatacaaatggaaggcgaaagtgagaagggaagttaaggtacaagaaaagaattttttctctttagctattgtctatttgattttatatgatcaacaaaatcactttgctgatgttttagaacatttttccaaagactttactgcagtaaaggatataccaggtatagtttctcagttgaatgtgtttgttgataacgatggcattttgagggtgaagagcaaatttaagaatgagaaaaaatttcctattctattatctagggacagccatttgactaagttaattatacttgatattcatcataaattagctcattctgggtgctatgctgttctcgctgaactcagaagacactattttattcctagaaatttttcattggtaaaaaagattctgaggcaatgtgttcactgcaaaagatttaacgcaagacctgttaatttaaatcaaaattgttacagggaattcagggaagacccaccagctgtacctttcggcaatattttcgttgattatattggtccttttacagttaagctggagaaagaaaatattaaggtatggctattatgttttacttgcacttggtctcgtgcagttaatttgaaaatttgcagaacacttagtgtgcctgattttcttagggcattttctattcattgcttcgaatttggcattccacagttatgcattagtgacctagggtcacaaatagttgcaggagctaatgttataacttcatttttgaacgatccccacactcaattgtattttgaggagagaggtgttaaacctttgacttttcaacagtattttaaagggtgtagtcagttaggctccatggtcgaggtttgtgtcaagttaacaaagaggcttctatatgggtccatcaagaacaatatcctttctttctttgattttgagtttactgtatgtcaagttgtccacttggtaaacaaacggccaatatcttttaaagaggctcttagggatagtgcagcggaagaccttcctgaaccaataactcccgaaatgttaataagagggtatgagctttcttccctcaatatcattccagatttatcacctttacctgagGATAAAGAATTTGTTCCTTTTAGAACTACTAATGAATTTGAACAGTTGTCTAAAATTAggagtaaacttttagatatttaccatcatgagtttttgcaaacccttttaagccaggcggttgatagaaagggtagatatctccctgtaactcatcatcctctaaaaccaggtgacattgttttaattaaggaagataatacgaagattaacaactatcctctaggtcgaataaaggaaactttcacaaatgatattggggaaactacacatgcaaaagttttcaaaggccgtaccagacaagtttgtaaactccatgttaataatctgataccttatctttctttagatgatgtggactttaagtcaaatgatttgcactttaagtcaaatgatttgcacaacatggacaaattatcaccagcttctgagaggcctaaaagaaaggctgctgtggaaagccggaggaaaacatctgaaatgttgaatttataa